Proteins encoded by one window of Chryseobacterium foetidum:
- a CDS encoding DUF4270 domain-containing protein, translated as MINNIKRAFAVLSLMIFGSAVLYNCEPEIDSLGEQLFLNDGTNGNEVSYDLIAYNIDNNNAVRADYNTLGSAVIGAFNEPQFGRQEASYFTQIRMSAYDPDFGTNAVVDSVVMVLKPVIQQSSDSLVTTTNESYVYPDGNVDAKLELKTIPVTKYGRTKTAGNITPLTLKVHEVTEFMGSFTDSVYSNKEYSAGVELGSKVFRGLAKSVTITKDSDNSVLFTSTNDIRIPLDKTFFQNKIIAKKGQPELKDMSNFIRYFRGLKVSVQENDGYLFSINPNDAGTQVIMYYKYDKTENGTTTATRASYNFGLGAGNAHSSLINYTRPAGFTAAINADATNGHAKLYAQGMGGPSIGVKFRPDVIQGLRERFKNDKTAIVSAKIRMYTDSLNWNNSLLKPSELTIVQRYKKKNSTDIVSSFTSDITSLSGAPNFAYMRAFNLDKNPAYYEFTVTKSLKDIVEDTEQKDFSDKYFKIDLAQFLRGSDGVALAGYNLTTRPFARERMVFVGSDPLHSRKIQLKVVYGSK; from the coding sequence ATGATCAATAATATTAAAAGAGCATTTGCCGTGCTGTCTCTGATGATTTTCGGAAGTGCTGTGCTTTATAATTGCGAACCGGAAATCGACAGTTTGGGTGAGCAGCTTTTTTTAAACGACGGAACTAACGGAAATGAGGTTTCCTATGACCTTATCGCCTATAATATTGATAATAACAATGCAGTGAGAGCCGATTACAATACTTTAGGAAGTGCGGTAATCGGAGCTTTCAATGAACCGCAGTTTGGGCGTCAGGAAGCATCTTATTTTACACAAATCAGAATGTCTGCTTACGACCCTGATTTTGGAACAAACGCAGTTGTGGATTCAGTCGTTATGGTTTTAAAACCCGTTATTCAACAGAGTTCAGATTCATTAGTAACTACAACAAACGAAAGTTATGTGTATCCTGATGGAAATGTTGATGCCAAACTTGAACTTAAAACTATTCCTGTTACAAAATATGGAAGAACGAAAACTGCCGGTAATATCACCCCACTTACTTTAAAAGTACATGAAGTAACTGAGTTTATGGGAAGTTTCACAGACAGTGTGTATTCAAACAAAGAGTATTCGGCAGGTGTTGAGCTTGGCTCAAAAGTTTTCAGAGGATTGGCAAAATCTGTAACAATCACAAAAGATTCAGACAATAGCGTACTGTTTACATCTACTAACGATATTAGAATTCCTTTAGATAAAACTTTCTTTCAAAATAAAATTATCGCCAAAAAGGGACAGCCTGAGCTTAAGGATATGTCAAACTTTATCAGATATTTCAGAGGTTTAAAAGTTTCTGTTCAGGAGAATGACGGTTATTTGTTTTCAATCAATCCTAATGATGCCGGAACGCAGGTGATTATGTATTATAAATATGATAAAACTGAAAATGGAACTACTACAGCAACGCGTGCAAGCTATAATTTTGGTTTAGGCGCAGGAAATGCACACTCTTCTTTAATAAATTATACAAGACCTGCAGGTTTTACCGCTGCAATTAATGCAGATGCGACCAACGGTCATGCAAAATTGTATGCTCAGGGAATGGGAGGGCCTTCAATTGGAGTTAAATTTAGACCTGATGTAATTCAAGGGCTTAGAGAACGTTTCAAAAACGATAAAACGGCAATTGTTTCAGCAAAGATCAGAATGTATACAGATTCTTTAAATTGGAATAATTCATTATTAAAGCCAAGTGAACTTACTATTGTACAGAGATATAAGAAAAAGAATTCTACTGATATAGTGTCCAGCTTCACATCAGATATAACATCATTAAGTGGTGCTCCTAATTTTGCTTATATGAGAGCTTTTAACTTAGATAAAAATCCTGCTTATTATGAATTTACGGTTACGAAATCTTTGAAAGATATTGTTGAAGATACTGAACAGAAGGATTTCTCAGATAAATATTTCAAAATTGATCTTGCTCAGTTTTTAAGAGGTTCAGATGGAGTCGCATTGGCGGGATATAATCTTACGACAAGACCCTTTGCAAGGGAAAGAATGGTTTTTGTAGGGTCAGATCCACTTCATTCAAGAAAAATTCAGTTAAAAGTAGTTTACGGATCAAAATAA